In Dromaius novaehollandiae isolate bDroNov1 chromosome 3, bDroNov1.hap1, whole genome shotgun sequence, the following are encoded in one genomic region:
- the CILK1 gene encoding serine/threonine-protein kinase ICK, with protein MNRYTTIRQLGDGTYGSVLLGRSIESGELIAIKKMKRKFYSWEECMNLREVKSLKKLNHANVVKLKEVIRENDHLYFVFEYMKENLYQLMKERNKLFPESTVRNIMYQILQGLAFIHKHGFFHRDLKPENLLCMGPELVKIADFGLAREIRSRPPYTDYVSTRWYRAPEVLLRSTSYSSPIDIWAVGCIMAEVYTLRPLFPGASEIDTVFKICQVLGTPKKNDWPEGYQLASSMNFRWPQCVPNNLKTLIPNASSEAVQLMRDMLQWDPKKRPTASQALRYPYFQVGHSLGIQELGKQKELHDKSALHHIKPVPPAQPPPKPHTRVSSRPFQHSQPSQHLVYPYKMDISGADHSSHLREDKSNQVLLPAIHDKVPQQKISGGAENINSELQPKTRRRWGHFARTVKSSEAWDDLEDLDFSSSLTRADLKNKKRQSDETLCRFESILDLKPSDAVGSGNSAPSHATFPRQDTPTLRVSAAKQHYLRHSRYLPGISTRNSVISTSSKESVPSNPWPSSGLPGKASGLGGSINRMNSGPLGSSGLTSGYVPSFLKKEVGSAGQRVQLAPIVDPSSNYGSLKSVGPHLGRPSFNSPSKSTPRLMPLPPPAQPIHGRIDWSSKYGAHR; from the exons ATGAATAGGTACACAACTATCAGACAGCTTGGTGATGGGACCTACGGCTCTGTCCTCCTAGGGAGAAGCATTGAATCTGGGGAGCTAATAGCCATTAAAAA AATGAAGAGAAAGTTTTACTCCTGGGAGGAATGCATGAACCTTCGAGAGGTTAAG TCTTTGAAGAAATTAAACCATGCCAATGTAGTAAAACTGAAAGAAGTAATCAGGGAAAATGATCATCTCTATTTTGTGTTTGAATACATGAAGGAAAACCTTTATCAGTTAATGAAAGAAAG aaacAAACTGTTTCCAGAATCTACAGTGAGGAATATTATGTATCAGATCCTGCAAGGACTTGCATTTATTCATAAGCATG gGTTCTTTCACAGAGACTTGAAACCTGAAAACCTCCTTTGCATGGGACCAGAACTTGTGAAAATAGCAGACTTTGGCTTAGCCCGAGAAATCCGATCTAGACCTCCTTACACTGATTATGTATCCACAAGATG gtatAGGGCTCCTGAAGTCCTTCTGAGATCCACCAGCTATAGTTCTCCAATAGATATCTGGGCTGTTGGTTGTATAATGGCAGAAGTTTACACATTGAGGCCTCTCTTCCCAGGCGCCAGTGAAATTGATACCGTATTCAAGATCTGCCAAGTCTTGGGGACACCAAAGAAG AATGACTGGCCTGAAGGCTACCAACTTGCATCCTCCATGAATTTTCGCTGGCCTCAGTGTGTACCTAACAACCTAAAAACCCTCATACCTAATGCCAGCAGTGAAGCAGTGCAGCTCATGAGAGACATGCTGCAATGGGACCCCAAAAAGCGTCCAACAGCTAGTCAg GCGCTTCGATACCCGTACTTCCAAGTTGGACATTCCCTGGGCATTCAGGAACTGGGAAAACAGAAGGAACTGCATGATAAATCAGCTTTGCATCATATTAAACCTGTCCCTCCAGCGCAACCCCCTCCGAAACCCCACACGCGCGTGTCTTCAaggccatttcagcacagccagCCTTCTCAGCATTTGGTGTATCCATATAAGATGGACATCTCTGGAGCTGATCACAGTAGCCACTTACGGGAAGACAAATCTAACCAGGTGCTGCTGCCTGCAATTCACGATAAGGTCCCTCAGCAG AAAATATCTGGTGGAGCTGAAAACATAAATAGTGAACTTCAGCCAAAAACTAGGCGAAGATGGGGGCATTTTGCTAGAACAGTGAAGAGTTCCGAAGCCTGGGATGACTTGGAAGATCTTGATTTCAGCTCTTCCCTCACAAGAGCTGACTTGAAAAACAAGAAGAGGCAGAGTGATGAAACTCTTTGTAG ATTTGAAAGCATTTTGGACCTGAAGCCTTCGGATGCTGTAGGTTCTGGCAACAGTGCACCTTCGCATGCTACCTTTCCAAGGCAGGACACTCCCACATTGCGAGtttctgcagcaaagcagcactaCTTGAGACATTCTAGGTATCTACCTG GAATAAGCACAAGGAATAGCGTAATCTCCACTTCGAGCAAAGAGTCTGTTCCATCTAATCCCTGGCCTAGTTCTGGTTTGCCTGGGAAAGCTTCAGGTTTGGGAGGAAGTATCAACAGGATGAATTCAG GGCCCCTAGGATCAAGTGGTCTAACTAGTGGTTATGTCCCTTCGTTTCTGAAGAAGGAAGTAGGCTCTGCTGGGCAGAGGGTTCAGTTAGCACCAATTGTGGATCCATCTTCTA ATTATGGTTCTTTGAAGTCAGTAGGACCCCATCTTGGACGACCATCATTTAATTCACCTTCTAAAAGCACACCAAGGTTAATGCCTCTTCCACCACCAGCTCAGCCAATCCATGGGCGTATTGACTGGTCTTCAAAGTATGGTGCTCACCGGTGA